From the genome of Thermoflexus hugenholtzii, one region includes:
- a CDS encoding O-antigen ligase family protein yields the protein MRPVVRIGIGWLCLSLGLLILGLTGGILRARWRGTIAGFPPPIPWSGEPRVGLNLYLFGQNPEDRRRDLQQVRQLGISRIRVFLPWSAIQPARDQWDWSEADRVMVDIRAAGLEPVVVLGDSPAWAARRIGPMAPPLDPEDFARFARAFAARYGSWVRFYQIWDEPNLTIGWGGGTPDPAAYAALLRATAAAIRAADPDAVILLAGLAPTVEQGPWNLADWLFLERLYQLGARESFDIVAAKPYGFDTGPEDRRVDPEVLNFSRAILLREVMVRYGDEGKPLWASHWGWNALPPGWSGRPSIWGQVDEATQARYIREAVERVRREWPWMGTMFLESWRPDAPSDDPRWGFAMVDPRGRLRPAAEALRAVANGAVFTPGYYPAAIPQAEGSGYGPPPGAQYEGAWRFSALGADIGREEGDRLRFTFEGTGLALRVRRGGYRAHLYVSVDGQPANRLPRDARGAYLILTSPDYATPEVVTVPVAEGLPYGLHTVRIEAERGWGQWALVGWSIAGVGPDPLRYRLALALSLLGVGMGGWLLVTGLVQARRPPLREILQAIVHRLGLWGAWGLSGLVYAGMWWISLEPWGLRRAGEVGWLGLGLALSGLFYLAPRVALTALAACLLLMVLIRRPSFGLALTAFWAPFYLYPKPFFQKAFPMNELMLLLTAAAWILHRGIRWGRGERARWAWEPADRWMLIFFGAATLSTALAAFQRVAWREWRLVILEPLLFYFLVRAMQPSRAEWEAVLNAFLLGGLGAAGVGLIQWITGVGLITGEAGARCIRGPYGSPNNLALYLGRVFPFLLALTLSGSSRRGRLLAGLGLLIVGAALIGTCSEGAGFLGIPAALMAMGGLWLWDRWGGLSRGIRWGLILMAVGGILLFAGALAPRIGEVLARRAATPGSTVFFRVRLWASTLDLIREHPLFGVGPDNFLYWYRSRYIRPDAWQEPNLSHPHNVFLDFWARTGLLGWIAGLAWQVLFWRRVVRPGISGDPWRWGAAGAMADLLGHGLIDQGFFLIDLALAFMIIFGTGLGIADGSPRSERPRPVGIRKAIA from the coding sequence ATGCGGCCGGTCGTGCGGATTGGGATCGGGTGGTTGTGCCTCAGCCTGGGGCTCCTCATCCTGGGGCTGACGGGAGGGATCCTGCGCGCCCGCTGGCGGGGGACCATCGCCGGGTTCCCCCCGCCGATCCCCTGGTCGGGCGAACCCCGCGTGGGCCTCAACCTCTACCTCTTCGGACAGAACCCTGAAGATCGCCGTCGGGATCTGCAGCAGGTCCGCCAGTTGGGCATCTCCCGCATCCGCGTCTTCCTCCCCTGGTCGGCCATCCAGCCGGCGCGGGATCAGTGGGACTGGTCGGAGGCGGACCGCGTGATGGTCGACATTCGGGCCGCTGGCCTGGAGCCGGTGGTGGTGCTGGGGGACAGCCCCGCATGGGCGGCGCGACGGATCGGTCCGATGGCCCCGCCGCTGGATCCCGAGGACTTCGCCCGATTCGCCAGGGCCTTCGCGGCGCGCTATGGCTCGTGGGTGCGGTTCTATCAGATCTGGGACGAGCCCAACCTGACCATCGGATGGGGCGGGGGAACTCCGGATCCCGCCGCCTATGCCGCCCTGTTGCGAGCGACAGCGGCCGCGATCCGCGCCGCGGACCCGGACGCGGTGATCCTCCTGGCGGGCCTGGCCCCCACGGTGGAGCAGGGCCCGTGGAACCTGGCCGACTGGCTGTTCCTGGAGCGGCTGTATCAGCTGGGCGCCCGGGAGTCCTTCGACATCGTTGCCGCCAAGCCCTACGGCTTCGACACCGGACCGGAGGACCGCCGTGTGGACCCGGAGGTGCTGAATTTCTCCCGGGCGATCCTGCTGCGCGAGGTCATGGTGCGATACGGCGATGAGGGGAAACCCCTCTGGGCCAGCCACTGGGGATGGAACGCCCTGCCGCCGGGCTGGAGCGGTCGCCCTTCCATCTGGGGGCAAGTGGACGAGGCCACCCAGGCCCGTTACATCCGGGAGGCCGTCGAGCGGGTCCGGCGGGAGTGGCCCTGGATGGGGACGATGTTCCTGGAGAGCTGGCGCCCGGATGCGCCTTCCGACGATCCCCGCTGGGGGTTTGCGATGGTCGATCCCCGAGGGCGGCTCCGGCCGGCGGCGGAGGCGCTGCGGGCCGTCGCGAACGGAGCGGTCTTTACTCCCGGATACTATCCGGCGGCCATTCCGCAAGCGGAGGGATCCGGCTATGGGCCGCCGCCGGGCGCGCAGTATGAGGGCGCGTGGCGCTTCTCCGCCCTGGGGGCGGATATCGGCCGGGAGGAAGGGGATCGCCTGCGCTTCACCTTTGAGGGGACCGGGCTGGCCCTTCGCGTCCGGCGGGGAGGGTATCGCGCCCATCTTTACGTGTCAGTGGATGGGCAGCCGGCGAACCGGCTTCCCCGCGACGCCCGCGGCGCGTATTTGATCCTCACCTCCCCGGATTACGCGACCCCAGAGGTGGTCACGGTTCCGGTGGCCGAGGGTCTGCCCTACGGGCTTCACACCGTTCGGATCGAGGCCGAGCGGGGCTGGGGGCAGTGGGCATTGGTGGGCTGGAGCATCGCGGGGGTCGGGCCGGATCCGCTCCGGTATCGCCTTGCCCTGGCCCTGAGCCTGCTCGGGGTGGGGATGGGGGGATGGCTGCTCGTCACCGGACTGGTTCAGGCCCGTCGGCCTCCCCTGCGGGAGATCCTGCAGGCCATCGTCCACCGGCTGGGCCTGTGGGGCGCGTGGGGGCTCTCCGGGCTGGTTTACGCCGGGATGTGGTGGATCTCGCTGGAGCCGTGGGGGCTCCGGCGCGCGGGGGAGGTGGGGTGGCTGGGGCTGGGGCTGGCCCTGAGCGGGCTTTTCTATCTGGCCCCCCGGGTGGCCCTCACGGCCCTGGCGGCGTGCCTGCTCCTGATGGTGCTGATCCGACGCCCGTCCTTCGGCCTGGCGCTCACCGCCTTCTGGGCGCCTTTCTATCTATATCCGAAGCCCTTCTTCCAGAAGGCGTTCCCGATGAACGAGCTCATGCTCCTGCTCACCGCGGCCGCCTGGATCCTGCATCGCGGGATCCGCTGGGGGAGGGGAGAACGGGCACGCTGGGCCTGGGAACCCGCCGATCGATGGATGCTGATCTTCTTCGGCGCGGCCACCCTGAGCACTGCCCTGGCGGCCTTCCAGCGGGTGGCCTGGCGGGAGTGGCGCCTGGTGATCCTGGAGCCGTTGCTCTTCTATTTCCTGGTCCGGGCGATGCAGCCTTCGCGGGCCGAATGGGAGGCCGTGCTCAACGCCTTCCTGCTGGGAGGCCTCGGAGCCGCCGGCGTGGGTCTGATCCAGTGGATCACGGGGGTGGGGCTGATCACCGGAGAGGCCGGGGCGCGCTGTATCCGAGGACCCTACGGTTCTCCCAACAACCTGGCCCTCTATCTGGGGCGGGTCTTCCCGTTCCTGCTGGCGCTGACCCTGAGCGGGAGCTCCCGGCGCGGGCGCCTTCTGGCCGGGCTGGGCTTGCTGATCGTGGGCGCCGCGCTGATCGGAACCTGTTCGGAGGGAGCCGGGTTCCTGGGGATCCCGGCGGCCCTGATGGCGATGGGCGGGCTGTGGCTGTGGGATCGCTGGGGAGGGCTGTCACGAGGGATCCGCTGGGGGCTGATCCTCATGGCGGTGGGAGGGATCCTCCTCTTCGCCGGAGCGCTGGCGCCGCGCATCGGGGAGGTGCTGGCCCGGCGCGCCGCCACCCCAGGCAGCACCGTCTTCTTCCGCGTCCGCCTGTGGGCCAGCACCCTGGACCTGATCCGCGAGCATCCGCTCTTTGGGGTGGGGCCGGACAATTTCCTCTACTGGTATCGGAGCCGCTATATCCGCCCGGATGCCTGGCAGGAGCCGAACCTCTCCCATCCGCATAACGTCTTCCTCGACTTCTGGGCGCGCACGGGGTTGCTGGGATGGATCGCCGGGCTCGCCTGGCAGGTCCTGTTCTGGCGTCGGGTCGTCCGGCCCGGGATCTCCGGGGATCCCTGGCGCTGGGGGGCGGCCGGGGCGATGGCCGATCTCCTGGGACACGGCCTGATCGACCAAGGCTTCTTCCTCATCGACCTGGCCCTGGCGTTCATGATCATCTTCGGCACAGGCCTGGGGATCGCCGACGGATCGCCTCGCTCTGAGCGCCCCCGGCCGGTGGGAATCCGCAAGGCGATCGCTTAG
- a CDS encoding twin-arginine translocation signal domain-containing protein, with translation MGSITRRQFLKMSGAAGLAAAAAGAFGGYRLWEDIGGEPLSLRSPFAEPPDRRWPWSGRPAPILLVANERAIPSTGAYLAEILRAEGLNAFRVASLSALRMEILERFPMVVLSAGPLEAGQGETLRRYVARGGRLIAMRPPPPLADLFGLESTSGQTAEGYIRIRPEHPMGQGFPRETLQFHGVADHYRPAGAEVVAFLAGKTGDLPFPAVTLYPFGEGQAGCWAFDPAWSIALTRQGNPNLAHQERDGLHGLRAHELFDGWIDLDRIGIPQADELMRLLGRMITGMLLDRLPLPRIWYFPDGAPGILVATGDAHNTPPSAVEEVLRRVEARGGTFSVYYAPQPRNRLQRAWHRLRDWVDQAAAHVVLPDHVWRWRARGHEFGLHPYVEEGLEVGWRRYYEVFTGMGYRPVPPTVRTHRVLWSGWVETARFQAACGIRMNLDFYHVGPMFRKPDGEWVFGYFTGSGLPMRFVDEEGRVLNIYQQLTALVDEQLIGWTWPQAPRFPLPIALEISRSLVRRGAEQGEALALQAHVDPFAIGGEAAETQARWLEGILDEAVGLGVPIWSAQRWLEFVEARDQTELEEVRWDPERRALHLRIRSPVAPARLTLALPLEIPGGRLHEVRIDGSSVPYRERSWKGIPWAWMELRGGTLSLSAFYGPSG, from the coding sequence ATGGGTTCCATCACCCGACGTCAGTTCCTGAAGATGAGCGGCGCGGCCGGGCTCGCCGCGGCGGCAGCGGGGGCCTTCGGTGGCTACCGGCTATGGGAGGACATCGGAGGGGAGCCCCTATCCCTCCGCTCTCCCTTCGCTGAGCCGCCGGATCGACGCTGGCCGTGGAGCGGCCGCCCCGCTCCGATCCTGCTCGTCGCGAACGAGCGGGCGATCCCATCCACCGGGGCGTATCTCGCGGAGATCCTGCGGGCGGAGGGCCTGAACGCGTTCCGGGTGGCCTCCCTTTCAGCCCTGCGCATGGAGATCCTGGAGCGCTTCCCGATGGTGGTGCTCAGCGCGGGCCCTCTGGAGGCGGGCCAGGGGGAGACGCTGCGGCGCTACGTCGCCCGGGGCGGCCGCCTGATCGCCATGCGGCCGCCCCCTCCGCTGGCGGATCTCTTCGGGCTGGAGTCGACCTCCGGTCAGACCGCCGAAGGGTATATCCGGATCCGCCCGGAGCATCCCATGGGCCAGGGTTTCCCCCGAGAGACGCTCCAATTCCACGGTGTGGCCGATCATTACCGGCCGGCAGGCGCGGAGGTCGTCGCCTTCCTGGCCGGGAAGACCGGGGATCTACCCTTCCCGGCTGTGACCCTGTATCCGTTCGGCGAGGGCCAGGCCGGGTGTTGGGCCTTCGATCCGGCCTGGAGCATTGCCCTGACCCGTCAGGGAAACCCCAATCTCGCCCATCAGGAGCGGGATGGGCTTCATGGCCTGCGGGCCCATGAGCTCTTCGACGGCTGGATCGATCTGGACCGCATCGGGATCCCCCAGGCGGACGAGCTGATGCGGCTGCTGGGCCGGATGATCACCGGGATGCTCCTGGACCGTCTCCCGCTCCCGCGGATCTGGTATTTTCCGGACGGCGCCCCGGGGATCCTGGTGGCGACCGGGGATGCCCACAACACGCCTCCGTCGGCGGTGGAGGAAGTCCTCCGCCGGGTGGAGGCGCGTGGGGGGACGTTCAGCGTGTATTACGCCCCGCAGCCCCGCAACCGTCTTCAGCGCGCATGGCATCGTCTGCGGGATTGGGTCGATCAAGCGGCCGCACATGTCGTCCTGCCGGATCACGTGTGGCGCTGGCGGGCCCGCGGCCATGAGTTTGGGCTCCATCCCTATGTCGAAGAAGGCCTGGAGGTGGGCTGGCGGCGCTACTACGAAGTGTTCACCGGGATGGGCTACCGTCCGGTCCCCCCTACCGTGCGCACCCATCGGGTCCTGTGGAGCGGCTGGGTGGAGACCGCGCGGTTCCAGGCCGCCTGTGGGATCCGGATGAACCTGGATTTCTATCATGTCGGACCGATGTTTCGAAAGCCGGACGGGGAATGGGTCTTCGGTTACTTCACCGGCAGCGGGCTTCCGATGCGCTTCGTTGACGAAGAGGGGCGTGTGCTGAACATCTACCAGCAGCTCACCGCCCTGGTCGATGAACAGCTGATCGGGTGGACCTGGCCGCAGGCGCCACGGTTTCCGCTCCCCATCGCCCTGGAGATCTCCAGGTCCCTCGTCCGCCGAGGTGCGGAGCAGGGCGAGGCCCTCGCCCTGCAGGCCCATGTGGATCCGTTCGCGATCGGCGGGGAGGCCGCCGAGACCCAGGCCCGCTGGCTGGAGGGGATCCTGGACGAAGCCGTTGGGTTGGGCGTTCCCATCTGGTCTGCGCAACGCTGGCTGGAGTTCGTGGAAGCCCGCGATCAGACGGAGCTGGAGGAGGTGCGCTGGGATCCCGAGAGGCGGGCGCTCCATCTGCGGATCCGCTCCCCCGTTGCCCCTGCGCGCCTCACCCTGGCCCTCCCCCTGGAGATCCCGGGCGGGCGCCTCCATGAAGTGCGCATCGATGGCTCCTCCGTCCCCTATCGCGAGCGAAGCTGGAAGGGCATTCCCTGGGCGTGGATGGAGCTGCGGGGAGGGACCCTTTCGCTCTCGGCGTTCTACGGGCCCTCCGGCTAA
- a CDS encoding acyltransferase, which translates to MELPSASGAPRLAWLPAMRGLAILMIVFYHITVAIYGTPWFAHPRSDWPERMARIAQLRPIPQENTAAFLLANLFRYAGWLGYQGTGVFLMISGFGLTWALVSRSSAALLDRRAFYLRRFLRLFPLYWAGHLFFLVFNNLAGWRPFSPLDPRFALSLLGLRFLPGVFHFISPAWWFIVLIMQLYAVFPFLWEALKRWGAVRFGLGALALTLLSRAIGFFLLPVDPEMWSRGLLFTSRLGEFALGMILAWWAAGDPARVHGWLRSPRSGLALLFLYGCGLGLSFTRPGAVIAPLLITPAASGFLVVFARDLLPRWPPAAWVLSRVGTFSYGVMVFHQPLLWALIVWLWPFQMPLSIRMSLIGAATVFIVIFSAVMETGVNRLLGRWPFNRIFPPLGPYARMPAQSTPLSASHP; encoded by the coding sequence ATGGAGCTCCCTTCCGCGTCCGGGGCGCCTCGGCTGGCCTGGCTTCCCGCGATGCGGGGTCTGGCCATCCTGATGATCGTGTTCTATCACATCACCGTCGCCATCTACGGGACGCCCTGGTTCGCCCATCCCCGGAGCGACTGGCCGGAGCGAATGGCCCGGATCGCTCAGCTCCGGCCGATCCCCCAGGAAAACACGGCGGCTTTCCTGCTGGCCAACCTGTTCCGCTATGCGGGCTGGCTGGGGTATCAGGGCACCGGCGTGTTCCTCATGATCAGCGGGTTCGGCCTCACCTGGGCGCTGGTCAGCCGCTCCTCGGCTGCCCTCCTGGACCGTCGGGCTTTCTATCTGCGGCGCTTCCTGCGCCTGTTCCCCCTTTACTGGGCCGGACATCTGTTCTTCCTGGTCTTCAACAACCTGGCGGGCTGGCGGCCGTTCTCTCCGCTGGATCCCCGCTTCGCCCTCAGTCTGCTCGGGCTCCGGTTCCTGCCCGGGGTCTTCCATTTCATCTCACCCGCCTGGTGGTTCATCGTCCTGATCATGCAGCTCTACGCGGTCTTCCCCTTCCTCTGGGAGGCCCTGAAGCGATGGGGAGCCGTCCGCTTCGGGTTGGGCGCGCTGGCTCTTACCCTGCTCAGCCGGGCCATCGGCTTCTTCCTTCTGCCGGTAGACCCTGAGATGTGGTCCCGGGGTCTGCTTTTCACCTCCCGCCTGGGGGAGTTCGCCCTGGGAATGATCCTGGCCTGGTGGGCGGCAGGGGATCCAGCGCGGGTCCATGGCTGGCTGCGCTCGCCGCGCTCCGGGTTGGCCCTCCTGTTCCTATACGGGTGCGGGCTGGGGCTCTCTTTCACGCGGCCGGGAGCTGTGATCGCGCCGCTGCTGATCACCCCGGCGGCCAGCGGCTTCCTGGTTGTGTTCGCCCGGGACCTCCTGCCCCGCTGGCCGCCCGCGGCCTGGGTGCTCTCGCGGGTCGGCACCTTCTCGTATGGGGTGATGGTCTTCCACCAGCCCCTCCTCTGGGCGTTGATCGTCTGGCTGTGGCCGTTCCAGATGCCGCTGTCGATCCGCATGAGCCTCATCGGGGCGGCCACCGTGTTCATCGTGATCTTTTCAGCGGTCATGGAGACCGGGGTGAACCGCCTGCTGGGGCGCTGGCCCTTCAACCGCATCTTCCCGCCCCTCGGCCCTTACGCCCGGATGCCGGCTCAGAGCACCCCGCTTTCCGCTTCACATCCCTGA
- a CDS encoding radical SAM protein encodes MATRTQVPVVGEEELRRNLGTRRIPPLPAPRFPDASPVIQRLRRPRSPEAVDVLLVNPPSPDGAVWIRSQHRVGRRSRENMIWPQVSLAQMAAMLHPDYSVEIVDAIALRMDWKEFEDLLRRKQPKYYITQVTAPTLTNDMYGAFLARSLGARTIAFGTHVTPMPIPTMEAYPALDFVLRGEPELTLRELIDTLEGRVPEGRMRRLFEDSDPEWFPLNEGEARAWPLEEKLARIKGLVWRHNGEIRVNADRPFIRNLDDMPLPLHHLLPLYHYRAPLIRGPYTFIVTSRGCTAGCTYCIKHVSYQYSIRLRSPENIVEEIRQLVDLGIRNIHMYADLFTISREQVVGLCDLLIQEGIRIRWTCNSRVDYVDREMLHKMARAGCWLISWGIESANEQILKGVRKGYRLEQAPQALRWAKEAGIKNWGYFIIGLPGETEETIRQTIEFAKSLPLDLALFHIAAPYPGTPFFFQVVENNWFRPGTAWEEVDMDRSTVLDYPGLPAERLEYWQKRAFREWALRPGPILTFLKGAMDPAVLGSALEVAVRHARWLLGME; translated from the coding sequence GTGGCGACACGAACGCAGGTTCCGGTCGTCGGCGAGGAGGAGCTGCGGCGCAACCTGGGGACGCGGCGGATCCCCCCGTTGCCGGCGCCGCGCTTCCCGGACGCGAGCCCGGTGATCCAGCGGCTGCGCCGGCCGCGATCGCCGGAGGCGGTGGATGTGCTGCTGGTGAACCCTCCCTCCCCGGACGGAGCGGTCTGGATCCGCAGCCAGCATCGGGTCGGCCGTCGCTCCCGGGAGAACATGATCTGGCCGCAGGTGAGCCTGGCCCAGATGGCCGCGATGCTCCACCCGGATTACAGCGTGGAGATCGTGGACGCCATCGCGCTGCGGATGGACTGGAAGGAGTTCGAGGATCTGCTACGTCGTAAGCAGCCGAAGTATTACATCACCCAGGTCACCGCTCCGACCCTCACCAACGATATGTATGGCGCCTTCCTGGCCCGCAGCCTGGGGGCCAGGACCATCGCCTTCGGCACCCATGTGACCCCCATGCCCATCCCCACCATGGAGGCCTATCCGGCCCTCGATTTCGTGCTGCGCGGGGAGCCGGAGCTCACCCTGCGGGAGCTCATCGACACCCTCGAAGGCCGGGTTCCCGAGGGCCGGATGCGGCGGCTCTTCGAGGACAGCGACCCGGAGTGGTTCCCTCTGAACGAGGGGGAGGCCCGAGCGTGGCCTCTGGAGGAGAAGCTGGCGCGCATCAAGGGGCTGGTCTGGCGGCACAACGGAGAGATCCGCGTGAACGCCGATCGTCCTTTCATCCGCAACCTGGATGATATGCCACTGCCCCTGCACCATCTGCTGCCGCTTTATCACTACCGGGCCCCGCTGATCCGTGGGCCTTACACCTTCATCGTCACCAGCCGCGGCTGCACGGCGGGATGCACCTACTGCATCAAGCACGTGAGCTATCAATACTCCATCCGCCTCCGCTCCCCGGAGAACATCGTGGAGGAGATCCGCCAGCTGGTGGATCTGGGGATCCGCAACATCCATATGTATGCGGATCTTTTCACCATCAGCCGGGAGCAGGTGGTCGGGCTGTGCGACCTCCTGATCCAGGAAGGGATCCGAATCCGGTGGACCTGCAACAGCCGGGTGGACTATGTGGATCGGGAGATGCTGCACAAGATGGCCCGGGCTGGTTGCTGGCTGATCTCCTGGGGGATCGAATCGGCCAACGAACAGATCCTGAAGGGCGTGCGCAAGGGGTATCGGCTGGAGCAGGCCCCGCAGGCTCTCCGCTGGGCGAAGGAAGCGGGCATCAAGAATTGGGGTTACTTCATCATCGGCCTGCCCGGGGAGACCGAGGAGACCATCCGGCAGACCATCGAGTTCGCCAAGTCGCTGCCGCTGGACCTCGCCCTCTTCCACATCGCCGCGCCCTATCCCGGGACCCCGTTCTTCTTCCAGGTGGTGGAGAACAACTGGTTCCGCCCCGGCACGGCCTGGGAGGAGGTGGATATGGACCGCTCGACGGTTCTGGATTACCCCGGGCTGCCGGCGGAACGGCTGGAATACTGGCAGAAGCGGGCCTTCCGCGAGTGGGCCCTGCGCCCCGGCCCGATCCTCACCTTCCTGAAGGGCGCGATGGATCCCGCGGTCCTGGGGTCCGCCCTGGAGGTGGCCGTTCGCCATGCGCGATGGCTCCTGGGGATGGAATAG
- a CDS encoding alpha/beta hydrolase family protein translates to MGAARKGIRRIGWWILGMAIGLAPGRLEVAAWASPMTAGSWESWTVSWQGEAHEVRIYRPAGFPAHAPYPVIYLLSGWAMGLGMWERPDLEQAADAAHVMLVALQGEDGEVPSYYSIYAGLPWPRGSAWKVSFYDWFFQGVLPWVEHRYPVRRDPGGRALVGFSMGGKGAFSLAAHRPDRFAAAVSIAGVLDLTRHDSSALRAVYGPPGADPLRVGADNPMELAVNLKGLTLLILHGGADPEVHPAHSRRMHEALEALAYPHHWEELPGLGHEVSSLEIARIFEYLVPVFRGARPVPAPWSYRFAMARSRTVYGMTMARTRADAWSEVREVTPQGFIVRTEDALTVITPAWYPVGSRVRVEVFDEQTGAQLVRREVRPIGGRLRLDLPAGRWRVALQLIRPRPDLRPAPPNLLGGMSRKPLCAWEDLVCYSVREP, encoded by the coding sequence ATGGGGGCAGCGAGGAAGGGGATCCGGAGGATCGGATGGTGGATCCTGGGGATGGCCATCGGGTTGGCACCCGGGAGGCTGGAGGTCGCGGCGTGGGCCAGCCCGATGACCGCCGGGAGCTGGGAGAGCTGGACGGTGTCCTGGCAGGGGGAAGCCCATGAGGTGCGGATCTACCGTCCGGCGGGGTTCCCGGCCCACGCGCCCTACCCGGTCATTTATCTGCTCTCCGGATGGGCGATGGGCTTGGGGATGTGGGAACGGCCGGACCTGGAGCAAGCTGCCGATGCGGCCCATGTGATGCTGGTGGCGCTGCAAGGGGAGGACGGAGAAGTCCCTTCGTATTACTCGATCTACGCTGGGCTTCCGTGGCCCCGGGGATCGGCGTGGAAAGTTTCGTTTTATGACTGGTTCTTTCAGGGCGTGCTCCCCTGGGTGGAGCACCGATATCCGGTGCGTCGGGATCCGGGGGGGCGGGCGCTGGTGGGGTTCTCCATGGGGGGGAAGGGCGCGTTCTCCCTGGCGGCCCATCGGCCGGACCGGTTCGCGGCGGCGGTCTCCATCGCGGGGGTTCTGGATCTCACGCGCCATGACTCCAGCGCGCTGCGCGCCGTTTACGGTCCGCCCGGAGCCGATCCCCTTCGGGTTGGGGCGGATAACCCCATGGAGCTGGCGGTGAACCTGAAGGGGTTGACCCTTCTTATCCTCCACGGCGGGGCGGACCCGGAGGTCCACCCGGCTCACAGCCGGCGGATGCATGAGGCGCTGGAAGCCCTGGCGTATCCCCACCACTGGGAGGAGCTCCCGGGGCTGGGGCATGAGGTCTCGTCCCTGGAGATCGCGCGCATCTTTGAATATCTGGTGCCGGTCTTTCGGGGAGCCCGGCCTGTTCCCGCTCCATGGTCTTACCGGTTCGCCATGGCCCGGAGCCGCACGGTTTATGGGATGACGATGGCCAGGACCCGAGCGGACGCGTGGTCGGAGGTCCGGGAGGTCACGCCGCAGGGATTCATCGTTCGCACCGAGGATGCGCTGACGGTGATCACGCCGGCCTGGTATCCGGTGGGTTCACGGGTGCGGGTGGAGGTGTTCGATGAGCAGACAGGAGCGCAGCTCGTCCGGCGGGAGGTGAGGCCCATCGGGGGACGTCTGCGGCTGGATCTGCCGGCGGGCCGCTGGCGTGTGGCGCTCCAGCTCATCCGCCCCCGCCCTGACCTCAGGCCTGCGCCTCCCAACCTCCTGGGGGGGATGTCCCGCAAGCCGCTGTGTGCGTGGGAAGATCTCGTCTGCTATTCGGTGAGGGAGCCATGA
- a CDS encoding LamG-like jellyroll fold domain-containing protein, with amino-acid sequence MLGWLLPLGIVHPAQGVSGFSLRFYGNGDGDIDRVKIPVEGRSINLGGDLTIEWWMKATRTENPSSACLSAAGDLWIFGNILFDRDVFGPGDYGDYGISLAGGRIAFGVNRGGDGFTLCGSLLVADGNWHHIAVTRRGSDGRMQIFVDGRLDATGWGPAGDIRYRDGRSTSYPNDPYLVIGAEKHDVDRATYPSYSGWIDEVRISRIIRYEGGFTPPRAPFTPDGDTVALYHFDEGPEGPCTGTVTDATGMNPGACRYGSADRPAGPVYVSDTPFAIPPPPVILSGPAVFPLATSAVVTWTTDVEATSEVRWGNVCGAWSQSLSNSDPKRTHSLVLDALSPGAFYCLQVRSANAGGSSDWTPGDGLGFTTRAVEFRIHLPLIQRASDR; translated from the coding sequence TTGCTGGGATGGCTGCTCCCCCTGGGGATCGTGCATCCGGCTCAGGGGGTGAGCGGCTTCTCCCTTCGTTTCTATGGCAACGGAGACGGGGACATCGATCGGGTGAAGATCCCGGTGGAGGGGCGATCCATCAACCTCGGCGGGGATCTCACCATCGAATGGTGGATGAAAGCCACGCGGACGGAGAACCCCAGCTCGGCGTGCTTGTCGGCAGCGGGGGATCTCTGGATCTTCGGCAACATCCTCTTCGACCGTGATGTCTTCGGGCCGGGCGACTATGGGGATTACGGGATCTCCCTGGCCGGGGGGCGGATCGCCTTCGGGGTGAATCGAGGAGGAGACGGATTCACCCTGTGTGGATCCCTCCTGGTGGCAGATGGAAACTGGCACCACATCGCCGTCACCCGGCGCGGGAGCGACGGGCGGATGCAGATCTTTGTGGACGGGAGGCTGGATGCGACCGGCTGGGGGCCCGCGGGCGACATCCGGTATCGGGACGGTCGGAGCACGAGCTATCCCAACGATCCTTATCTGGTCATCGGGGCGGAGAAGCATGATGTGGATCGCGCCACCTATCCCTCTTATAGCGGATGGATCGACGAGGTGCGGATCTCCCGGATCATCCGGTATGAAGGGGGGTTCACCCCGCCCCGCGCCCCGTTCACACCGGACGGGGACACCGTCGCGCTCTATCATTTCGATGAGGGACCGGAGGGCCCGTGCACAGGCACCGTGACGGATGCCACGGGCATGAACCCGGGGGCATGTCGCTATGGATCCGCCGATCGCCCGGCTGGGCCGGTTTACGTCTCTGACACCCCCTTCGCCATCCCTCCCCCACCGGTGATCCTCTCGGGACCGGCGGTCTTCCCTCTGGCCACGAGCGCTGTGGTGACCTGGACCACGGATGTGGAGGCCACCAGCGAGGTCCGATGGGGGAACGTCTGCGGAGCGTGGAGCCAATCCCTGTCTAATTCGGACCCAAAGCGAACGCATTCCCTGGTTCTGGACGCGTTGAGCCCCGGCGCCTTTTACTGTCTGCAAGTGCGATCGGCGAACGCCGGAGGCAGCAGCGACTGGACCCCCGGGGATGGCCTGGGGTTCACCACCCGGGCCGTTGAGTTTCGAATCCATCTTCCGCTGATCCAGCGCGCATCGGATCGGTAG